The Ptiloglossa arizonensis isolate GNS036 chromosome 2, iyPtiAriz1_principal, whole genome shotgun sequence sequence AGtagtaaagaaaattttgttttgttttttaataattatcaagTATGGAATCAATGACATAGTACGATTTTGTTTACAGCTGGGTCCAAATGTGAGCATAGGTCCAAACGCTGTTATTGCTTCTGGTGTTCGAATTAGAGAGTCAATTGTATTAGCTAATGCTCAAATTCAAGCACATTCTATTGTTTTACATAGTATAGTGGGAAAGAGCAGCTATGTAGGAGAATGGGCACGCATAGAGGGAACGCCTTGTGATCCCAATCCAGACAAGCCATTTGCAAAAATGGAAAACTTGCCTTTATTTAACACCAATGGAAAGCTAAACCCTTCTATAACAATACTCGGTAATTAACTTATTATTTGATGacttttaaaaagaaacatttatatatttctatCATTTACATTGTAGGTACAAGTGTTCATTTGGCAGCTGAGAAAGTTTTATTGAATTCCATTGTCTTACCACATAAAGAGCTCACAAGAaactttaaaaatgaaattattctttAAGATATCCATATTTGACatgttcaaattggaattttttgatgTACCTAAAGTAACGTATCTTAATTTAGTAATTTTATATATGCAGTTTATCTTTTGTTAACTTTTATTGTATGTATTTAAAACTATTGACTTATAGAACAGTTTTTTAGCACAAAGATCAattcttattttattaaaaaattagtaCTGGCGCACAatgcataaaatatttctatgattataaatattttttaatgattTTATTGTACATAACTGTTCGTGCGTAAATTATCAATATACACTAAAACATATATATACTAAAAGAAGTGAGTGTACACACACACGCGTGCGCGCACGTGAagcatttctacgtttatattatgtatttttctatatttgtaCAACTTGAATTTATAAACTCAacttaaatttattcgaacgatcaaTAAGTTAAACAATCGatgataaattttattgttGTATATGTAatgaattatataattattgatTGGAAAATTTGGtattaattgaaaataagaaaatttatataattaacattatattacaaaaagatatatattatacatatattaaattgtaatatGAGGAAAGAAGTACACTTTAACGAAATGTATAAGCAGTAGATACGATAAAGAGATTgagtttaaacattttttaactaTTGTAGaaagatgaaatatttttttatttttttaatatgaaataaattGATATAAATACCCTACATATTCACACAATCAGTTttctaataataatgtaaaaaggTAGTAACTGTAAGGCAACAATACCTTTTTTAGTTTTTAAACtatgtattttataataaagtacaataatttattgaaaaatttgtataatgtgtagaatattaaatttgtataaaatccaTCCTGTGTTCTTAATTTCTAaaactcgattatttaaataaacacgTACCCGGTTTTCCGACATGCATTAAGTTTGTACatgaaaaagtatttttattatccTTTACATAGAATAAGTAAAACGGTGTTGTTAAATTTGAAAAGTAGTGATAgatcatttattaaaatttaaagatcTGTTTTTCTGTTTTATGTCTTAGGAATCTCAATCTGGACGTAGTATATTACAGGATATCTCACATAtgtaaaagaagaaattattttataaaaatagaacATTTACAGTCTTTTTCATCTCAAGTCTTCAATTAGCTATTATACAATCTCTGAAGGTATATTATTAAAAACGGAAGCCTCAAAGCTTCGTTTCGTGTTTAACCCTGTTTCTGAAGAACTGACTTGGTCGAAGCAGCCCTTGCGAATTATTTAGGTAAGAATTTCCGGAAATTATGGCGGCTGCTGTGGAATCCAGATTAGAgtgtaaaaaatcatttttgccATTATCTTCGAACGCATAtcgttgctgctgttgttgctgttgttgtgatCCGCAATGATTATTGTACCCGTAATTGTTTTTCATACGAAACTGTACTTCGGAATCCGTTTCATCTTCGTTATCTGCACTATCTACATCTCCTGGACAAAtattaacgtatatgtataaatttttgtaaatttgaaaattaaactataataaaatgtagattttaatagaaaataatttttaagagTAATTTATCCGAGtcctaataatattaaatatttcagaaTATGCTTACCGTCAGAGCTATTGGTAGAGGGCAAGTAGAAACGCGAGGCTGTGACCTTACTGCTTCCCACACGTCGTTCCCGTTCTCTGGCAGTATTATTTGGAtgattatatttaaattcacgAGGAAGTGTGTAACTTCGAGGCAACGATACTTGACTACCTTCCATATCGCTaatttctccttctacttcgcCCTCGCCCTTAGAACTCTCTTCTCCTCCATTTTGACTTGAGCGTAATCtgtgatttatttttttgttaacaATCTTTTAATCGCAATCAAATTCAGATATTAAAGAAGCATATTACACTTCGATTTATCATTACCTGTGATTAACGTGTGTGGATGGTGTCCAATGGGAATAATGATGAGGAAGACATCGTGGTGCAAGTAAAATTTCCGGCGTATCTGCTCTTTCCCTTTGCGTTGTTCTCCATGAGTTTGAAGGATGAACGTTTGGATAGTAAGAAGAGGATGGTGGTGGAGGTAAGAGACAATGCATTTTTACTGGTGGCCATGATGATAACGTTATTCCTCCATTTTGATCAAGTACAGACGGAGCAGATGTGAATAAAGGAGAACTGGGAGAAGTGTGCAATTTCGTGTTAGGTGGCGGTTGCTGATTCGATGCAGGTGATGATGAAAATGACAACGCCGATGCTGAAGGCGGGGGAAATAACTTTCCCTCTTTTATCTCTTCTTGTATAGCTCGTAATTCTCGTAACTGCTGTTGTTTTTTCTCTTGAAGTTTTTCTCTTATCAAATTAACATTCAGGGAACCACCAGTTCCAGCATCTGCTCCAATCTTTTGCTCATTTGAATGATCATTCTACctcaaataataaattatctaGTGTAAGTTAAAGGAAGGGTGTATGAATTAAATGATTTAgaataacaattattaaaattatttattacctgTATTACATTAGAAGATGTTACGGATTTCTTCCAGAATGGTATTAACTGACGTGAACTACTATTCATGCCAAGCCACTGTTTTGCATCTCCTACTGTGTTCATAGAGGCTGCTACTGCTCCTGTTTGAGATTGCGGTGGTGGAGGTGGTACGAACGTAGttggctttttcttttttcgatttggATTTACTACAGTTGGATTAGCAAAGCGACAATTAAACACCCCTGGTATTCCACCATTGCTCAATTTAACTCTTCTCATTCCTACACTTATGTTTACTTTTTTGTCCTCTGTATATTCGATTTGTTTCTCCTCCAAATTATCCtataaacattatttttttatgttaaaaaacctacagttttttatttttctataagaaTTATTATATTAGTTTTGTTTATTacgtttctcaatttttaattgtatacCTGCTGATTTGGTAACGTGGTAAGATTTGAAGCTGTCATTCTGCCACCAGCTTCATACCTCAATCTTCTTACATGAAAAAACCTAGAAATAAACATAAAGAACTGATGTTGAAGAAGATGTTTTATGAAATGAATGAATAAAATTGTATGTTTTTATAGTTACCTGTAATAAAGGCCCATAAAAAACATACCACCAAAAAATAAAGCTAAAAGAGTAAGTACTAAAGTTACAGGGTTTGGATGATGTTGATGTGGAAGGAGATCACTTCTATTAACACCTACTATCCATACACCAATGAGCAGAGTATTTTCCAAAAACATTACTGTATAAAAAATTACCTATACAGACAGATTGAGATTATTCACAAGAATACTATTACTCAAAAAGTGTACACTaaaaatttaccattttttGACGATGATTCGTTTCATGTAAATTTACATATGCAAATATGTAAACAAATGCAAGAAGCGAAGCCAAAGACGTTTTTCTTAAAATAGGTAAACGTTCACCACCATGAAAAAGACCATCAGGGGTGAGTAGTAACCACATCAACATTGATAGCCAGTGGAGAGCCATTACAATTAACAGCCATTGTCCACCATAAAGTGAAGCGTAAGCTACCAATACTCCTACTCTAGCGCTTACAGTTCCTAGCCGCCATGCTAGTTGTGCCAGCACACCTAGCCATGTCAATACCAAACGTTCTAAGTTACGCAGACGTGCTGCACCTTTGCTAAAACTAGCCACTGCCCAACACACACTCCACAGAGAAAGTCCAGCAGATACTGCAGTCAGCTTTGCTAATTTGTCACTATCTCTGTTTTCATTCTCCTTTCCTTTTCCAACATCTGCATTTGGCTCATTGTTAACTCCAATTGACAACAGATATAATTGTAAGAGCAACATTGGAGCAGCTTCACAAAATGCATGAATAAGTCGTAATACACAAAGTTCTCTCACCTAATAACACATACATAATatgcattttatgaataaaaattaagataacagaatatagaaaatataattacaagttttataaatttttttttaaatttgttatattgAACTAACCTCATGTTTGACATAAGTTAAATTAACTGGAATAAATAATTTGAAGTATCTCCATAATACACCAACTTGAGTTGAATGTAGTAATAAAACACACCATATTGCCCAATTtccgttttcctttttctcgttaATATTGCAATCTGTAATATTCTTCCCAGTTAGTCTACCTCTAGCACCCCATAAATACCATCGCACACTAATGATCTGCaattaataaaaggaaaaaaatgagTTAATTATATTGGCATGATTTCAGATTCCTTATTATAATTTAAGTACTAACCTGAGAGATAATTAATGACGTTGCTATAAGAACAATActtaaaggaaaaagaattGGAGGAGCTACAGAATGATGTGCAAGTGCATATACCATTGCAAAATCAAAGACAACGTCACAAAAGTATGATGCTAGAGAAATTATGTTAAACAGTACATCACACAATGGTAAAAATTCGTGCTGTTGTTGTGTCTGTAGATGCTGGGCCATAATGGTCTTTTGTTATCCATTTGGATTATCCAGCACCTTTTCCTTCTGTCAACCTATGCCACACATTCCACAATATGAAAGTTCTTCTGTAAAATTGGAAACAAATCattgattaaattatttttattaattttattctaaattatTCAAGTTAAAGGTTTAGTAGtatcaattatttaaaattacgaaaaaataaaaatatatcattttaATGCAAAACCTTACATCGATAAAATGGTAACTGCACATGATAAAGGAAAGAAGAACTTTAACGACATCTTGTACAATAAATATGATTTAATGTTATACTTTTtattttgaaagaagaaaaaattacttttaattttttctatgaCAACcatttttaagtttctcatgAAGTTAGCACTTAATTAACAGGTGGTCGCAATCGATAGATATGAATTCAAATAAACTGATCTTCACATTTCGTGTGTCATtgattctttttcttatttcgatattttataGATGACAACAACGAGAAATACAAAAGCGAAACTAAAATAAAACTGACATTGCAAgttttttacgataaaaaccaggaattttaaaataaaaatttgttttctggaAGTCAAAAATAAACTGTCAGTTAAAATGAGAAGtaggaaaataaaaatcgtaatAACTGAAGGTGAAAGAAGATTGTAAATCGTATAAGCGTaataagaaggaaaagaaatattgtaaaGCGTAGGAGGAAATGATTTTGCTTACCACATTCCTTGAATGTCACTGAATGAGTAATCACAAAAGTAACATTCTCATCTAGATGCTGCCCTGCGAGTGCCTGGACCAACGTTGGAATGCAAGGAATTTATCCGTATACTTCGCGAACGCtttcgaaaatagaaatttttttcactGGTTGACCATACTTTGAATTCCTTTCAGGTCATGACGATACATTTTTTACGAGGTCATGTTCAAagaaaatgatttatttaattttaaagaaattctgCAAAAGATACCTATTGATtcaggggataactacacaacACTATATAACATTGCACTTATCGTTGCTCCACTAACTTTAAAACGTAAGATTGTCGACCAAATAATCAAGAAATTTCGAACAG is a genomic window containing:
- the LOC143155152 gene encoding uncharacterized protein LOC143155152; translated protein: MAQHLQTQQQHEFLPLCDVLFNIISLASYFCDVVFDFAMVYALAHHSVAPPILFPLSIVLIATSLIISQIISVRWYLWGARGRLTGKNITDCNINEKKENGNWAIWCVLLLHSTQVGVLWRYFKLFIPVNLTYVKHEVRELCVLRLIHAFCEAAPMLLLQLYLLSIGVNNEPNADVGKGKENENRDSDKLAKLTAVSAGLSLWSVCWAVASFSKGAARLRNLERLVLTWLGVLAQLAWRLGTVSARVGVLVAYASLYGGQWLLIVMALHWLSMLMWLLLTPDGLFHGGERLPILRKTSLASLLAFVYIFAYVNLHETNHRQKMVIFYTVMFLENTLLIGVWIVGVNRSDLLPHQHHPNPVTLVLTLLALFFGGMFFMGLYYRFFHVRRLRYEAGGRMTASNLTTLPNQQDNLEEKQIEYTEDKKVNISVGMRRVKLSNGGIPGVFNCRFANPTVVNPNRKKKKPTTFVPPPPPQSQTGAVAASMNTVGDAKQWLGMNSSSRQLIPFWKKSVTSSNVIQNDHSNEQKIGADAGTGGSLNVNLIREKLQEKKQQQLRELRAIQEEIKEGKLFPPPSASALSFSSSPASNQQPPPNTKLHTSPSSPLFTSAPSVLDQNGGITLSSWPPVKMHCLLPPPPSSSYYPNVHPSNSWRTTQRERADTPEILLAPRCLPHHYSHWTPSTHVNHRLRSSQNGGEESSKGEGEVEGEISDMEGSQVSLPRSYTLPREFKYNHPNNTARERERRVGSSKVTASRFYLPSTNSSDGDVDSADNEDETDSEVQFRMKNNYGYNNHCGSQQQQQQQQRYAFEDNGKNDFLHSNLDSTAAAIISGNSYLNNSQGLLRPSQFFRNRVKHETKL